The Paenibacillus sp. MBLB1832 genome has a window encoding:
- a CDS encoding helix-turn-helix domain-containing protein, with product MAIIINVDVMLAKRKMSVTELSERVGITMANLSILKNGKAKAIRLSTLEAICKALDCQPGDILEYRMDEGR from the coding sequence ATGGCGATAATTATTAATGTTGATGTGATGCTGGCCAAGAGGAAAATGAGCGTTACCGAGCTTTCGGAAAGAGTGGGCATCACGATGGCTAATCTTTCGATTTTGAAAAATGGGAAGGCCAAAGCCATTCGATTATCTACGCTCGAGGCGATCTGCAAAGCGTTAGATTGTCAACCCGGCGATATTTTAGAATATAGAATGGACGAAGGGAGGTAA
- a CDS encoding DUF2975 domain-containing protein, whose amino-acid sequence MERGTTLFLKVTIILMGLPVLALCIFVVPEIAAYALELYPNFSALKYLLMIDLYASAIPFYIALYQSFKLLTYIDKNHAFSELSVEALKKIKYCAFTIAGLYVLGMPLFYLFGERDDAPGVIVIGMVMIFASMVIAVFAAVLQKLLKNAIDIKSENDLTI is encoded by the coding sequence ATGGAACGCGGAACAACACTCTTTTTAAAGGTGACGATCATTTTGATGGGATTGCCGGTGCTTGCTTTGTGCATATTTGTGGTGCCGGAAATAGCAGCATATGCCTTAGAATTGTATCCGAATTTTAGTGCGTTGAAGTATCTGTTAATGATCGATTTGTACGCTTCGGCGATACCGTTTTACATTGCGTTGTATCAATCCTTTAAACTTTTAACCTATATTGACAAGAACCACGCATTCTCGGAATTATCTGTCGAGGCACTCAAGAAAATCAAATACTGTGCATTCACGATCGCTGGTTTGTATGTGCTTGGTATGCCGCTCTTCTATCTATTTGGGGAGAGGGACGATGCCCCAGGTGTCATTGTTATCGGCATGGTTATGATTTTTGCCTCTATGGTGATCGCTGTATTTGCTGCTGTTCTTCAGAAGCTTTTGAAAAATGCCATCGATATTAAATCTGAAAATGATCTTACGATCTGA
- a CDS encoding acyl-CoA thioesterase, which yields MEPKAARLSRTVLTEIILPADTNYHNTVFGGRVMQYIDKVATIASMRHCRKSVVTASSDSLDFFAPVKLGEAIQLEAFVTWTHRSSMEVFVKIESENLLTGDKKRTANAFLTFVALDENGQPTPVPGIVAETEEEKRLFESAEARFTARKLRKESRL from the coding sequence ATGGAACCAAAAGCAGCAAGACTGTCACGTACCGTGTTAACGGAAATCATATTACCCGCGGATACGAATTATCATAATACCGTGTTCGGCGGTCGCGTCATGCAATATATCGATAAAGTTGCAACCATTGCGTCTATGCGTCATTGCCGTAAAAGTGTTGTCACCGCTTCGAGTGACAGCTTGGACTTTTTTGCTCCTGTTAAGTTGGGAGAAGCAATTCAGTTGGAAGCATTCGTCACATGGACCCATCGAAGCTCGATGGAAGTTTTTGTGAAAATCGAGTCAGAGAATTTGCTGACAGGTGATAAAAAGCGCACTGCGAACGCATTCCTGACCTTCGTCGCCTTAGACGAGAATGGGCAGCCGACGCCTGTGCCAGGTATTGTAGCGGAAACAGAGGAAGAGAAGCGATTGTTTGAATCCGCCGAGGCGCGGTTCACGGCTCGTAAGCTTCGCAAGGAATCCCGACTGTAA
- the purT gene encoding formate-dependent phosphoribosylglycinamide formyltransferase, protein MYGAPLSHQAKKIMLLGSGELGKEVIIEAQRLGIETIAVDRYANAPAMQVAHRSHVISMLDGEQLRAVIEQERPDLIVPEIEAIATHVLVELEKEGYRVIPTANASRLTMDREGIRRLASETLGLRTAQYEFANSLEELHAAVAKIGTPCVIKPIMSSSGKGQSVCRTPENVEDSWNIAMEGGRAKNARVIVEEFIHFESEITLLTVRSVSGTTYCEPIGHIQKDGDYIESWQPHTMSEQQIMDAQHMAKTITDALGGHGLYGVELFLTADGVYFSEVSPRPHDTGMVTMATQDLSEFALHARAILGFPITGVRLLTPGASYTLKADREQVEYTISGIDKALTVPNTQVRIFGKPETKVGRRMAVALSSGETVEQARKYAKEAASQLTLSYE, encoded by the coding sequence ATGTACGGAGCACCATTATCGCATCAAGCAAAGAAAATTATGTTACTTGGTTCAGGTGAACTTGGTAAAGAAGTGATTATCGAAGCGCAGCGTTTAGGGATCGAAACGATTGCCGTTGACCGTTACGCGAATGCGCCTGCCATGCAGGTCGCGCATCGGAGTCATGTTATATCCATGTTGGATGGGGAACAGCTTCGTGCTGTTATCGAGCAGGAACGTCCAGATCTCATCGTACCCGAAATTGAAGCGATTGCTACTCACGTATTAGTTGAGCTTGAAAAGGAAGGCTACCGAGTCATCCCGACTGCGAATGCTTCCCGCTTAACGATGGATCGCGAAGGCATCCGTCGTCTAGCATCTGAAACATTAGGACTACGCACAGCCCAATATGAATTCGCGAATAGCTTAGAAGAACTTCATGCTGCCGTTGCAAAAATCGGAACACCGTGCGTGATTAAGCCGATTATGAGCTCCTCAGGCAAAGGCCAAAGCGTTTGCCGTACGCCTGAGAACGTCGAAGATTCATGGAACATCGCCATGGAAGGCGGGCGCGCCAAAAATGCTCGCGTGATCGTAGAAGAGTTTATTCATTTTGAATCGGAAATCACTTTGTTGACTGTTCGTTCCGTTTCTGGTACAACCTACTGTGAGCCGATCGGCCACATCCAGAAAGACGGCGACTACATTGAGTCCTGGCAGCCGCACACGATGAGTGAACAGCAAATTATGGATGCGCAGCATATGGCCAAAACAATAACGGACGCACTTGGCGGACATGGTCTGTACGGCGTGGAACTGTTCTTGACAGCTGACGGCGTCTACTTCAGTGAAGTATCGCCTCGCCCGCATGATACGGGTATGGTGACGATGGCGACGCAAGATTTAAGCGAATTCGCTTTACATGCAAGAGCCATTCTTGGTTTCCCGATCACAGGTGTCCGCCTGTTGACGCCAGGTGCCAGCTACACCTTGAAAGCAGATCGCGAGCAAGTTGAATATACCATTAGTGGGATCGATAAAGCGCTAACCGTCCCGAACACGCAAGTTCGTATCTTCGGCAAGCCAGAAACGAAGGTAGGACGCCGCATGGCGGTGGCCTTGAGTTCTGGAGAAACTGTGGAACAAGCGCGCAAGTACGCGAAGGAAGCCGCAAGTCAGCTCACCCTGAGCTACGAGTGA
- a CDS encoding nitric oxide reductase activation protein NorD has translation MFVGNLSRLDDKIDAMLHMQLVDLARLFTKRGKLEVEAGFHAHYEESESHMAVSQFWWDYALPDKTAGMKSDVYLRCLGSAWFTGRETVREYLLYCSTAKLPKLANSLFALCEDMRLERICRGMRPGMGAVFAHRHRLLGGYFHHKLRTHLNKGELADALLLLVYGWFTGKSWQAELDALEGGQMSRWMSGSYRYLEQMEEARYTADVAALCWQMMDELSGWLLKDAVSAYFWMQLGSGTEEPLPADYKGELKRAKRLANDDVLPAQEGERQLQGQERLPTWHRESQDHSPGLLRFELERGSRTAAQGSAPREGDAADGALAITQGRSQRAQRTGAAAERRQGLAVPPAAGHGEGEVAAFATATWLLPERPTASQEDGFRRLRERAAPLAKALQRAIRRTLEQKRIAPRGDRRFGRLDKRLTRAVTQELPRLFYKKQAPVPQLDAAFSLLVDCSASMYDKMDETKLGLVLFHETLLSLRIPHEIVGFWEDADRVTEQEAPNLFQVAVDFSSCLAVGVGAALMGLEPQQDNRDGFAIREMTKRLLRRTERQRILLVFSDGEPSAAHYNDIGILDTHEAVLQARRLGIEVISVFLANGAVHETEVIAMRNMYGRSSIVVPNVEKLSEQLVPILRRLLLQSIQS, from the coding sequence ATGTTCGTCGGGAATCTGAGCAGGCTGGATGATAAAATTGATGCCATGCTGCATATGCAGTTGGTGGATTTGGCACGTTTATTTACGAAACGAGGCAAGCTTGAAGTGGAAGCTGGCTTTCATGCTCATTATGAGGAATCTGAATCCCATATGGCGGTTAGTCAATTTTGGTGGGATTATGCATTGCCAGATAAGACAGCTGGCATGAAGAGCGATGTGTATCTTCGTTGTTTGGGAAGTGCATGGTTTACAGGTAGAGAAACGGTTAGAGAATATTTACTTTATTGTTCCACGGCGAAGTTGCCGAAGTTAGCGAACAGTCTGTTCGCCCTCTGCGAAGACATGAGGTTGGAACGCATTTGTCGGGGGATGCGGCCAGGGATGGGAGCTGTTTTTGCTCATCGGCATCGACTCTTAGGTGGATACTTTCACCATAAGCTGCGCACACATTTGAACAAAGGCGAGTTAGCTGATGCGCTGCTGCTATTGGTGTATGGGTGGTTTACAGGGAAATCGTGGCAGGCGGAATTGGATGCGCTAGAAGGCGGTCAAATGAGCAGGTGGATGTCAGGATCATATCGTTATCTCGAGCAAATGGAAGAAGCTAGGTATACAGCTGATGTCGCGGCGTTATGCTGGCAAATGATGGACGAGCTTTCAGGATGGCTCCTGAAGGATGCTGTGTCGGCTTATTTCTGGATGCAGCTTGGAAGCGGGACAGAGGAACCGCTGCCTGCGGATTATAAAGGCGAGCTCAAACGCGCGAAGCGGCTCGCGAACGATGATGTGCTCCCCGCGCAGGAAGGGGAGCGTCAGTTGCAGGGCCAAGAGCGGCTGCCGACTTGGCACCGCGAGAGTCAGGACCACAGCCCTGGGCTGCTGCGGTTCGAGCTCGAGCGCGGCTCACGCACAGCCGCGCAGGGCTCTGCGCCCCGTGAGGGCGATGCCGCCGATGGGGCGCTCGCCATCACCCAGGGGCGCTCGCAGCGCGCCCAGCGCACCGGCGCCGCCGCTGAGCGGCGCCAAGGGCTTGCCGTGCCCCCTGCGGCGGGGCACGGCGAAGGCGAGGTCGCCGCGTTCGCGACGGCGACCTGGCTCTTGCCTGAACGTCCTACTGCTTCGCAGGAGGACGGGTTCAGGCGCCTCCGCGAGCGCGCAGCGCCGCTCGCGAAAGCACTCCAGCGTGCGATACGGCGCACGCTGGAGCAGAAGCGGATCGCCCCGCGCGGCGATCGCAGGTTCGGCCGGCTCGACAAGCGGCTGACGCGAGCCGTAACACAGGAGCTGCCGCGCCTCTTTTACAAGAAGCAGGCGCCAGTCCCGCAGCTCGACGCAGCGTTCTCGCTGCTGGTCGACTGCTCTGCGTCCATGTATGACAAAATGGACGAGACGAAGCTCGGTCTCGTGCTCTTTCACGAGACCCTGCTCTCCTTACGAATCCCCCACGAAATTGTGGGATTCTGGGAAGACGCGGACCGCGTGACCGAGCAGGAGGCGCCCAACCTGTTCCAGGTTGCGGTTGATTTCAGCTCCTGCCTCGCGGTGGGCGTTGGGGCGGCTCTGATGGGGCTTGAGCCGCAGCAAGATAATCGCGATGGCTTTGCCATCCGCGAGATGACGAAGCGGCTGCTGCGGCGCACAGAGCGGCAACGGATCCTCCTTGTGTTCTCGGATGGTGAGCCTTCGGCAGCCCATTATAACGATATCGGCATTCTGGATACGCACGAAGCTGTCCTGCAAGCAAGACGGCTCGGCATCGAGGTGATTAGTGTTTTTCTAGCGAATGGTGCTGTACATGAAACGGAAGTTATCGCCATGCGCAATATGTATGGGCGAAGCTCCATCGTGGTACCGAATGTGGAGAAACTCTCCGAGCAATTAGTGCCTATTCTGCGCAGACTGCTGCTGCAATCGATTCAGAGCTGA
- a CDS encoding AAA family ATPase: MKTMYGMPGEIHAYLDERKAIVHTEEDRRLVGNAAYEAPSEDILTDALLSLYLGKNVLLKGPTGSGKTKLAEHVSALYNLPMHSVNCSTDLDAEALLGFKTLIHDEQGRSQIIFVPGPITKAMTNGHLLYIDEINMAKPETLPLINGVLDHRRSITNPFTGEVLTAHANFRVVAAINEGYIGTVPLNEALKNRFVTIEVPYLQGDVLFQLLKSRSKLRDEKLLRTFVKLSADMLSLIEMGQLPDEAGSIRALLDACDLAAYIPPIRAITRAIADKLEDERERAAVLNIAETFV, encoded by the coding sequence ATGAAAACGATGTACGGCATGCCTGGAGAGATTCACGCTTATTTGGACGAACGGAAAGCAATTGTTCATACAGAAGAAGACCGTCGCTTAGTGGGAAACGCAGCGTATGAAGCACCGTCAGAGGACATTCTTACGGATGCGTTGCTTTCCCTTTACCTAGGCAAAAACGTCCTGCTGAAAGGTCCTACGGGTTCAGGGAAAACCAAGCTCGCTGAGCATGTGTCTGCGCTTTATAATCTCCCAATGCATAGCGTCAATTGCTCCACGGATTTGGATGCGGAAGCGTTGCTCGGTTTCAAAACATTAATACATGATGAGCAGGGGAGAAGCCAAATCATTTTCGTACCTGGACCGATCACGAAGGCGATGACGAATGGACATCTCTTGTATATCGATGAGATCAATATGGCGAAGCCTGAGACCTTGCCATTAATTAATGGAGTGCTGGATCATCGCAGATCGATCACGAATCCGTTTACTGGCGAAGTGTTGACGGCACATGCTAATTTCCGCGTCGTGGCGGCCATTAATGAAGGCTATATCGGCACTGTGCCGTTAAATGAGGCGTTGAAGAATCGATTTGTGACGATCGAGGTCCCTTATCTTCAAGGCGATGTATTGTTCCAATTGTTAAAAAGCCGCAGCAAACTGCGCGATGAGAAGCTGCTTCGTACGTTCGTCAAACTGTCTGCGGATATGCTGTCGCTTATCGAAATGGGTCAATTGCCAGATGAAGCAGGGTCGATCCGAGCGTTGCTAGATGCGTGTGATTTAGCGGCATATATTCCGCCAATACGTGCGATTACGCGTGCTATTGCAGATAAATTGGAAGATGAAAGGGAACGTGCAGCCGTGCTTAATATCGCTGAAACGTTCGTATAA